A stretch of DNA from Prinia subflava isolate CZ2003 ecotype Zambia chromosome 9, Cam_Psub_1.2, whole genome shotgun sequence:
cagtttaaACTCTGGTTCTGTCTGAAAGTGCCTGATAAAGGCCTCAGcaagggggggaaagggaacTGGAGCATTTTAATAAGCTGGTTTAACCCGCTTCGCTGCCTCTTCAGAACAGAGACCTGACTGGCCGGACACACATCTCTGGTGCATTTTCATATTCTCCAAAAGTCCCCCATTAAAAAGCTGAGCGGGGAACAAGGGGTGAGTTTAATTTGCTTTTAGTTTGCTAATTGAAGGGGAGGACGGTTCATTTCTGCACGCTGATCTCCCAAAAGGGAGCTCATTTGTAGGGGACTGGGGGTTTGACATCCGGACAAAAGACCCCAACCAGCTTCGGAATCAAGCAGCACAAAGACCACCTTAAATACAGCTTTCCAGTAGAAATAAGCCTGTGACCGGTCCCTTGTTCGGAGAACCTCATGAAAGTGGCGATccctttttattgttttgttagggagacattttaaaacaaaagctcCAACCTCTTTATTGCTTTCCCCACGAAAAggagttaagaaaaaaaaaaaaaagtgttacaACTTAATCCGCCCAGAGAACGCTGTGTTTACTGGGAACTTTGAACTAGGCTGCGGCTGggtattttggcttttttttttttttccttttcttttttttttttttttttttttttttttttttagtacagTGCCACATACTGTAGCAGAGACAATCCCCATCTGGAACCCTCTCTCCACGAGTCTCCTGGAAAGGCACAAAACAAAAGCCcgacaaaacaacaacaacaacaacagccaCCACCACCAATCTTCCAAACTCCAGCCTTTCTTCCGGCGGGGAGAAAACCGCGTGGAAAAAATAAACGCGCTCGcagcggccccgccggccccgggcccCGGCCGTCGGGAggagcctgtgccagctccgctgctgctcctggcccctTCCCATGCGTGCCCGGCCCCGGTACCTGCCGAGACCCTCGGGCCGGCACCACCGGGGCAGAAACATCGCCGAGCGTCCCGCCAGAGAGACCGAAACAGGCTCCGGTGCGGCTCTGGCCCGCAGCCAGTcagggggggaggggagggggggatggAAAGGGTGAGGAGGGGATTCCTTGAgaataatttctctgtttttatttgtcGTCTTTCTGCCCTCCTGAACCGGCTCGTCACATCCCCTCTGCCGGCTAGAAACGAGCGAAAATTCATCCAAGAAACTGTGTTTTTTCAGTAGGGTCTAAAGGGGAGGTTCTCCCCCTTGCCCCTGAGTTTGTTTTGGTGGCTTTTCCCCTAACATCGAACTCCTTCTCGAGGATCACGCCAGTCCCGCAGCAGAACGCCCGGACCCGCAGATcgcagctctgctccagccgGGGCTACCCGGGGACCCCAAACCGCGCCCCGAGCGCTGCGGGTCCCCGAGGCACCGCCACCCCCGGCACGGGCCGCGACATCCCCAATGCGAGAAGGATTTTACCACGCTCCGGCGAGGGGAGATCCCTCTCTCCACTCCGCCGGTTTGCGAGTGGAGGCCTAAACACCCCTAGAGTGTGCCCTTAACACTGCCCGGCCCTCGGCCCGGCCGGGTGGGTTTTCCAAAGGAGATGCCGATGCTTTCGCTTTCCCCACTGCCCGTTCCCTGCTTCCCCCTACCTGAGTTTCCGTGAGGCTgaggctgtgtgccagctgttTTCTCTCCGCTCCTACTACGTAATGATTCTTCTCAAAGGCATGTTCCAGTCTCAGTAATTGGGATGGGGAGAAAGCTGTACGGATCCGTTTGGGTTTCCTGGCCAGTGCATTGTGCAATAGGAAGCTCTCCGGGCTGGTTTCATTCCCTGGGAAACAGGGTAAAACAGATTAGTAAAACATCTTCCCCAAACGTACTCAACAGCACTTTTTAGGGCAAGAATTTTTGTTTCCCACTATTACCCTCAGGATAAATTCAGCTATAgtatctttttaattttccagctcctttttGTATTGAATTTTTCTTTGATCAATACGTAGAGGGAAAGATAAATAAGCAGGGGGAGGAGAGGACTGGTAGAAACTAAAATGCTAAAACACAACCTGGGGAGCactacagaaaagaaaggagaaggaaaaaaaagaattggcCGGAGCACGGCTGCAGTGTCTGCGGCTACACCTCACGgctgccccccttcccctcGACCACCGGAGCCTCATGTCTTTCcctgtttgtttgttatttccATCTTTCCTTCGCTGCCAGCTGAGCAGCGGCTCTCGGAGAGCCCTAGCCGAGCCCCGGGAGTCTCCCTGGCCGCCCACCGGGCTCCGGGAGCCTCCCGCCTGCTCCCCCGGCCTGTTTCGGCTTTTCTCTCCGAAACTTTGGCCGGAGCCTTTCTCCCGGCGCTGCCCTTCTCTCTCCCGGTGTGCTGCCCGCAGCGGGGCTCGCACCGCCGCCTTCCCGGCCCACCGGCCCTCCCCGCTGCCTCGGCGGCGCTGGGAACCGGCCTGGAAATAAAGAACCAAACTCCGAGGAGGCCACGGAGCGGCCATCCCATCCTATCCCATTCCATCGCAtcctatcccatcccattcctgcCGGCCTGCACTGCAGCGGGGGGTGCTGAGCCGGGGCTTTTCGGTGGGCATTTCCCTCCGGGGTGCCCCTGTGCCGCTTCTCCGGGCTGGCCCTTCCCGGGTGGAAGCGGCACCGAGGGGATCTCTCTGTAAGTGCTTTAGAAATCGTTGGAGGAGGAGGGTGTGTTTGAAATCAGGCTGTGGCTCAACACCAGGACATTTCCGCCTTTCATCTACCCCTCGTTAGCAATCGCCTGGTGCCTGCGACAAATAATTTGGTGAGCGAAACCTGTAATTTCATTCTGAAAGGGTAATAATCCATTTTGTGTCTCAGACCGCCTGGTTGCGGAGAGAGCGGCTCGTTTTCCAACCCGGCTGCAGCGGCCCGGCTGTGGCAGGCCGGGGAAAATGCAACATGCAGGTGGTTTGTTTTCGTTCcgaattaattaaaaaaaaaaatacaaggggaaaaaaaggtaaatggATCCCTGCGAGTagaggctgatttttttttgctggcttGTTGGTTTGCCTGTAATGAGAGCGGCAGAAGCTGGACCCATTACGGGAGAAATAGGCTCACCCTTCGGGGAAGACGCTGCCGGTTACAAAGGGTTAAACAAGGGGGATTTTATTGATTGTCCGCCATTGGATTCGGTGATTTCCCTTCAGCCGGTTATTAATCGCTCGGCATTCGGAGCCCCTCGCTGACGGTACGGTCGGGATCGCCCTCCGTGCCCCTTCCCCGGCCATCCTCCGCAGCCCCATCTCCCCGCGCTGCCCAGCGCTGGGATTAATTCCCCACACACActcccctcctcctttctctgggGTTCGCTCCGTGTCTTTCCCTCTAACAAGGGCAGCGGCGGGGGCTTTCAGCGGCCCCGCAGCTCGGCCGCCTTCCCGGGGGAACCTCAACCTCAGCACCCCTCCAGTCCCCGCTCTGCGCGGCCGCTTCCTTCgggggctcctctccagctcttaACACACCggaacaaaaaaatctccaccTTTTCGTCTGTTTTCAATGGGGCCAGAAAGCTCACGAAGTCCCAGCCGGCCTTGCCTTCCCGCTTGCCCCCCTCTTCCcgggaaagcaaaacaaaccgggaaaaacagcaaaacaaaaccaagcccGAGCCCCTCggctctgacagctcttccaAGTTTGGCCGAGGGGGAGACAGGGACAAAAGACCCCGGGCCCAGCCGAGCCGAGCCTTCCGCTCCGGGCAGGGGCCGCCTCCCACCCGCCGGCCCCGACATCCGCGCCGCGGGAGGATGCGGGGCTGGATCggaaggagaggagaagttGCACGTACCTTGGAACCTGTGGCCCAGATACCGGTAGCGGTGTATTAGCCACGGGTAGAAGGTGGAGGGGTCCCTTTGCTGCGAGGCGAAGAGCGGGTGCGTGGAGTGCGAAGCAGGCAGCGGGTGGGCGGCCAGGGCGTGAGGAGGGGGCACAGGATGGACCGGCACGGCCGGGTTCGGCGGGTGCGAGACGGCCTCCGCAAAGACCAAGTCCGGGTTGGAGTAGACCCCCCTGCCAGTGGAGTGGAAGCCGTTGAGAAAAGGGTTCATCGGGCTGGAATTGGCATAGCTGAGCGCCGCCGGCCGGATAGGATCCTCGGAGCGAGACGCGGGCAAGGGGCTGTCTTTGGCCACCAGCGACTCGATGGTGAAACACCGCTTGGGTGTGGGCTGAAACATGCTGCCGCGACGAGAGTCCCCGACCCAATCTCTGCCCGTCTCTCTCTGGTGCGCGGGAGACGATCCGGGGAAGTTTGCAGCAGGGAGTGACTTGAGGAGGGATAGATACACACATAAATAGACAGGggctggaggaaaaggaggcagcGGCAGCCAGCGGTACCCAAAAGGGAGACACACACACGCACCAcgcacacactcacacacacacaaaaaaaaaaaaaaaaaaaaaaaaagaaaaaaaaagaaaaaaaaaagttgctggGAGAAGTTTCCCTCCTGCAAGGAAAAGGCGGTCGcgcccccccctccccccctaAGTCCAAAGACAATCCATGGATGTGATCGGCCCCTTCACAAGTTGTGCAAACGATTTGTTAGTTCATGAGCCTAATTAGTGCTGGGATCACATAAACAGCTTCCTCTGAAGCCTGGTAAATGGCTTGATGATTGGTCGCTATTACTCGCCTTGAGGTTGAAGGGGGAGACTCTTTAAAGTGCGTCAGAGGGGAGGCGAGCGCCGGGCAGCGCCATCGGGAGGGATGGAGCCGCGGATCGGAGTGCGGCGGGAGCGCGCCCGCCAGCGCGGGGGGAGCGCGCCgagccgcgccgccgcccccgccccgctgcGCGCCCCTCCGCAGCCgcgctgccctccctcccctgccgCCGCTCGGCGACCAAGGTAGGCGGacggggccgggcgggggggCTCGGCGGGGCAGGAGATGGGGGGCCCTGCATCTCCTCgggaaggggcaggggggagTTGGGCTGCTCCGCCAGCACgacacccctgtccctgccacctcTCGGGTACTCTCAGCCCGGCGAGGTTACCTTGATCGGCCCCGGGGCGTCAGGGAGAGATGCCCCGCTCGGGAAAGATTTCGTCCCGGTGAGAGAACGGGTCGTCGTCCTCCTCCGAACTTATTTCTCTCCCCTCGGCTCCTGGGCGCTGCCCGCACCGCGCGGCGCGGAGCACAAAGCGCGGGGCAGCCGCATCGTGCACGGCTGGGACGCGCCGGGCGCTCGCAGACGGGACAGGGGATCGCGTCTCCGGTTCCAGCCTTGTCCGTATTTTCGCGTTTACCTTTGGGTCCGGAGATGATTTTAGGGCTGAGTTCTCCTCCTCCCATTGGCTGGAGCCGCAGAATAATTATGATCACATCCTAATACTCTTGGCTGGTGCTTACTGTTTATTGGTAGTTAAGGATCTATTATCTATTCATCAGCCTCCCATTTTTGCCAATTACATTCTTCTAAAGTGAAGTACCAGCAGGTATTTTGCACATTTACaattaatgataaaaaaatctgGCGTACTTTAAATCTATTACGCCGCTGTGTAATTTATCTTAAAGATGCGGAATTGCTAATGTAAATTAATGTTTCTGTTGAACCAAGGGATGGGGGAAGTCTTAAAACCAGTCTAGCGTTTCTTTCCTTCGCTCCCGGACcttgttttctattttctttccactttaTACACTAAAAATCCGTTACTTGACTGCATTAAATTATGCTAAAAAACAAATCGCCGTCTAAATGGTTGTTTCCAGTAAAGGGCGAGGTGAATTCTATTCTCCTTTTCTACTCTCTTCTAAAAGCATCTGTTCCCAGCTTGCCGATATTTTTAACACAATACCAAATCGACGGGCTAAATGTAAGTGACAAAACAGTGTTGGGCACGCAAAGATGCGGCTGTTCCTGCGCCTTTGTTTGAGGCCGCGTTTCCCTTTGTGTACCCCGCGCTGTGCGCACTTAGTGCAGGGAGAAGTTCACTTTCTGTAGGAAATGTAAATCTGATCTCCAGGCGTGGGGCGGCTGCACGTCTGGACATCCACACGTGCGTGCGAGCGCAGAGCGGAGAGAGCTCTGCACGGCGGAACTCAGCTCTTGGGGCAGATTCTGCTGCGAGGTGCCTTCTCCCAAGTCTCACACTTTTGGGAAAACCTTCCCTGCCCGAAGACACCAGAGCGCAGAGCTCCGGCCCCGGTGAGCTGAGAGAGCCGAGCAAAGGAGAGAAGGATTTCCCTTCAGCCCCACTCGTGTCTCTCGCTAGTATCTTAAGTTTTTGAGTCCCCTCACCCCTTTTCCGTGCAACTTTATTTCCCCCTCAAGAGGCGGTCATTACCCCTCTTCTCGAAAAGACCTGGGGTTATAGACACTGGCAAGGATGAGAAAGTGCCCTAAATAAGGACGGGTGTTTGATGTGCTGATTTCGACTGGGGTCTTGGTTCCAGagcactagaaaaaaaaaattgaagaagaGAGAAACTTCTCCTTCTCCTAGGAAGAACAGTGTTCTGCATCTGCGTATTTACACTTCTCCGGGACTGAAGAATGAATCTGAATTGGAAAAACttcaactccttttttttttctttctttctttttttttttttttttcttttttttttttctttccagacaTCCTGACATAATCACGGGGCTCCTTTGAAAACTGCATCGAGTAATTTAGCACTTGGGGAGGGAGGAATTATATCCGTTTGAAAAGAAACCTCACACACGCAGAACATCCAAAACGATCGATAAATTTCCCTCGACCTCCTTTACCGCCGGCGAAATATCCTCTAGCCCAAAATCCCTCTCGGAAGGGAGGTCCCGTTGTTTTGGAGCTGAACGGAGCAGGCTACGCTTGCAGCGGGGAGCTCTCCACGGCCAAGTCCGATTTTTTTTCGGGAAAAGCGAATGATCTCGCCCAGGTCTGAGCCCTGCTcgctctctgtgctctgcacatTCGTACACATGTCTGCGTGCATGCTGTGTGAGTGTGCGGGGATACATCCAGGCAGAGGAACCgcaggcagagcctggagaaCACGAGCTTTCCCTGGGTTTTGTCAGAGATAAAACAGGCCGGGTACAGTGAGAACAAAAACCGACAGGACTCGGGATGGGATTTCTCagaattttcctcttctccctaAATTTTTGTCTCATTCTCGCTCTGGTCGCCGTGGCCGCTTCTCGTGGGCGCCTCCCGCGCAGCCCCGGCCTCTGCTGGCCCGGCCGCGGCCGCTGAGCTGCAGCCCGGCCTGCCCCGGGAACACCTCCCGAAGCCCCTCTCTTGAACTTTCCCTGCCCAAGGTCGTGACAGGCTGCTCTCGCCGTCCTCTTGGCCTCTACACGGAGGAAATCTGGCAGGggctcccttccagccctcccCGATCTGCTCCCGGCGCTCCGAGAGGCTGCCTCTCTCGGAGGGAGGGGTGCGCTGCGTTCGCAGTCGAATTACGTGGCTGGCCTCAAAGGCACTGGCTCCGGATTTCCAAACTAATACCCATCTTTTAAAAGACGAGCCAAGAAGAAATTGAGAGGAAGGTCTCAGATGCGGGGACCCCGGGGTAAGACAGTGATTCACGGGCTAAACCAGGCTGAATTTCCGCGGGTATGGGGTTGGCGGTGAGGGAAGTTTCAGCCTCCTCTCAACTTTCTTTTCCAAGTGGGATCTgtctctccttttccccctgttGTCCCAGAGATTCGTGCgcacagcagggaggagaggtgACCTAGACAGGTTGTGTCTGGCGTGGGGCTGAGTGAGTTAAAGGAGAGGGTAAAATGCctaatttaattcttttctgGACGCCCTAAACCCTACTCAGTATGTCTAACTGCGAGTCGTTCGCCAAAGcgcagtgctgggc
This window harbors:
- the EMX2 gene encoding homeobox protein EMX2, with amino-acid sequence MFQPTPKRCFTIESLVAKDSPLPASRSEDPIRPAALSYANSSPMNPFLNGFHSTGRGVYSNPDLVFAEAVSHPPNPAVPVHPVPPPHALAAHPLPASHSTHPLFASQQRDPSTFYPWLIHRYRYLGHRFQGNETSPESFLLHNALARKPKRIRTAFSPSQLLRLEHAFEKNHYVVGAERKQLAHSLSLTETQVKVWFQNRRTKFKRQKLEEEGSDSQQKKKGTHHINRWRIATKQASPEEIDVTSDD